A single region of the Candidatus Protochlamydia amoebophila UWE25 genome encodes:
- a CDS encoding UDP-N-acetylmuramoyl-L-alanyl-D-glutamate--2,6-diaminopimelate ligase, producing the protein MKLKELFRNIESCQFKGSQEVLLTGLTANSKSLSPGNLFIAKKGKMFDGNSYIKEAIQSGACAILTDLFDPCLKKVVQIIHPNPNEIESILARDYYQNSSEELFMVGITGTNGKTTISFIIKYLLDLFHGPCGLIGTIEYIVGSHRYQATRTTPDVIENHKMLYEMSLSGTKSAVMEVTSHALIQKRVEYIDFDVAVFSNLTLDHLDYHLTMENYCAAKNCLFEGLGEQPTKKRNEKWAIVNIDDPWCEQIVKGCQAHRLTYGIDKPADLQASHIKLSSQGTSINLTYQGQTIECFWPLLGRFNIYNCLAAIGVLLTQNIPLKEIVEKMACIPNVKGRLEKVLNNLELDIYIDFAHTDDALSNVLKTLSEIKKGRLLTIFGCGGDRDPSKRPKMAIASEQYSDLSIVTSDNPRSENPISICQEIVTGFVNPNSFIVEIDRRAAIQKAIEIASPGDMILIAGKGHETYQILSHQIIEFDDAKVAAEICLQQNK; encoded by the coding sequence ATGAAGTTAAAAGAATTGTTTAGAAACATTGAATCCTGCCAGTTTAAAGGCTCCCAAGAAGTGTTGTTGACTGGATTGACAGCTAACTCCAAATCCCTTAGTCCAGGAAATCTATTTATTGCTAAAAAAGGAAAAATGTTTGATGGCAACTCCTATATAAAAGAAGCTATTCAATCAGGAGCATGTGCGATCTTAACAGATCTTTTTGATCCTTGCCTAAAAAAAGTTGTGCAAATTATTCATCCCAATCCTAACGAAATCGAATCTATTTTAGCGCGCGATTACTATCAAAATAGCTCTGAAGAGTTATTTATGGTAGGAATAACAGGGACAAATGGTAAAACAACCATATCTTTTATTATTAAATATCTTTTAGATCTTTTTCACGGTCCTTGTGGTTTGATTGGAACAATTGAATATATCGTTGGATCTCATCGATACCAGGCAACACGAACAACCCCTGACGTTATTGAAAATCATAAAATGCTTTATGAAATGTCTTTGTCAGGTACAAAATCCGCTGTAATGGAAGTGACTTCACATGCCCTTATTCAAAAAAGAGTAGAATATATTGATTTTGATGTTGCAGTGTTTTCCAATTTAACTCTCGATCATTTGGATTACCATTTGACAATGGAAAATTATTGTGCAGCTAAAAATTGTTTATTTGAGGGATTGGGTGAGCAACCGACCAAAAAAAGAAATGAAAAATGGGCAATTGTGAATATTGACGATCCATGGTGCGAACAAATAGTCAAAGGATGTCAAGCTCATCGCCTGACTTACGGAATAGATAAGCCGGCTGATTTACAAGCAAGTCATATTAAATTAAGTTCGCAAGGAACATCTATTAATTTGACTTATCAAGGACAAACAATTGAATGTTTTTGGCCTCTTTTAGGTCGATTTAATATTTATAACTGCTTAGCCGCGATAGGTGTATTGCTGACTCAAAATATTCCTTTGAAAGAAATAGTAGAAAAAATGGCATGTATTCCCAATGTGAAAGGGCGTTTAGAAAAAGTTTTAAATAATTTAGAGCTAGATATTTACATTGACTTTGCTCATACCGACGATGCGTTAAGTAATGTTTTAAAAACACTTTCCGAAATTAAAAAGGGACGTCTTTTAACAATATTTGGTTGTGGAGGCGATAGAGATCCCAGTAAAAGGCCTAAAATGGCAATAGCCTCAGAGCAATATTCTGATTTAAGCATCGTTACTTCAGATAATCCTCGCTCAGAGAACCCCATAAGTATTTGCCAAGAAATTGTAACAGGTTTTGTTAATCCAAATTCTTTTATTGTAGAAATAGACAGAAGAGCGGCTATTCAAAAAGCCATTGAAATCGCCTCACCAGGTGATATGATTTTGATTGCTGGGAAAGGGCATGAAACTTATCAAATTTTATCTCATCAAATTATTGAGTTTGATGATGCAAAAGTTGCTGCTGAGATATGTCTGCAGCAAAATAAATGA
- a CDS encoding peptidoglycan D,D-transpeptidase FtsI family protein produces MTLKKIPNSSEKRRLLYVALFIFILFSFLIIQFYHIQILEGKKWAIQAQKQHFFIVKEPFIRGSFYSNPFIKKNHPAIPQPFVIDVPKFHLYADPESIPIPLKEEIADHLMAFLDISISEKFHLQKQLDKSSRSRKLAMWLDKETHQNLLKWWQGYAKIHKIPRNALFFIKDYQRSYPYGKVLGNVLHTIQNQKDEKTRQALPTGGLELFFNSYLQGKQGKRRLMRSPRNSLETGEVIDYPEHGADIYLTINSCLQAIAEEEVEKGVKRCKAKGGWAAMMDPRTGEILALAQYPFFNPPDYQQFFNDPQLIEHTKVKAVTDANEPGSIFKPFTIALALKANQVLRQKGEKELFFPEEKIATSNGRFPGRSKPISDTRVHYFLNMDMGMQKSSNIYMGRLAEKIVGRLGNEWYRRQLQQLFGFGQKTFIELPAESPGILPTPGKYHPSGALEWSLPTPFSLAIGHNIQVNSIQILRAYSVLANGGFLVKPTIIRQIVKKDRNAQTQILVDHTKKERIAQFPRVLEEDIVKRVVQSMRYVTKPGGTAIKADVPGYTEVCKTSTAKKIIDGVYSERLYCPTLAGFTPAVHPAFVLVVTMDEPEYGYIPGVGKNHNGGNCTANVFREIATRSLAYLGIPPDDPYGYPYGDPRSNPEKASWMNETRRLQEIYKKWNNISEN; encoded by the coding sequence ATGACTTTAAAAAAAATTCCCAACTCTTCTGAAAAAAGGCGCCTTCTTTATGTGGCGCTATTTATTTTTATTTTGTTTTCTTTTCTAATTATTCAATTTTACCATATTCAAATTTTAGAAGGAAAAAAGTGGGCTATTCAGGCTCAAAAGCAGCATTTTTTTATTGTTAAAGAACCTTTTATTAGAGGAAGTTTTTATTCTAATCCCTTTATTAAAAAAAATCATCCCGCTATTCCACAACCCTTTGTGATCGATGTTCCAAAATTTCATTTATATGCTGATCCAGAATCAATTCCGATTCCGCTAAAAGAGGAAATCGCCGACCATTTAATGGCTTTTCTTGATATTTCAATTTCTGAAAAATTCCATTTACAAAAGCAGTTAGACAAATCAAGTCGGAGTCGAAAATTGGCTATGTGGCTCGATAAAGAAACGCATCAAAATTTGCTTAAATGGTGGCAAGGATACGCTAAAATACATAAAATTCCTCGGAATGCTCTTTTTTTCATTAAAGATTATCAACGTTCGTATCCTTATGGGAAAGTTTTAGGTAATGTTTTACATACTATCCAAAACCAAAAAGATGAAAAAACTCGCCAAGCGCTTCCAACAGGAGGTTTAGAACTTTTTTTTAATTCCTATCTGCAGGGAAAACAAGGAAAAAGACGTTTAATGCGCTCTCCTCGAAATTCTTTAGAAACAGGGGAAGTTATTGATTATCCGGAACACGGTGCGGATATTTACTTAACAATTAATTCTTGCTTACAAGCTATTGCAGAAGAAGAAGTGGAAAAAGGTGTCAAAAGATGTAAAGCCAAAGGGGGCTGGGCTGCGATGATGGATCCTCGCACCGGGGAAATTCTTGCTTTAGCTCAATATCCGTTTTTTAATCCTCCTGATTACCAACAGTTTTTTAATGATCCTCAACTCATTGAACATACGAAAGTGAAAGCTGTAACAGATGCAAATGAGCCTGGATCAATCTTCAAACCTTTTACAATCGCTTTAGCTTTAAAAGCCAATCAAGTATTAAGACAAAAAGGAGAAAAAGAGCTTTTTTTTCCCGAAGAAAAAATAGCAACCAGTAACGGTCGTTTTCCTGGGCGATCTAAGCCTATTTCAGACACGCGAGTACATTACTTTTTGAATATGGATATGGGAATGCAAAAATCGTCAAACATCTATATGGGTCGATTAGCAGAAAAGATCGTGGGTAGACTTGGCAATGAGTGGTACCGCAGACAACTTCAACAATTATTTGGATTTGGTCAAAAAACTTTTATCGAGCTACCTGCGGAAAGTCCTGGGATTTTACCTACACCGGGGAAGTATCATCCAAGTGGAGCTTTGGAATGGTCTTTACCTACTCCTTTTTCATTAGCAATAGGGCATAATATTCAAGTCAATAGCATTCAAATTCTTCGAGCTTATTCTGTGTTGGCAAATGGGGGATTTCTAGTCAAACCTACGATCATTCGACAAATTGTTAAAAAAGATCGTAATGCTCAAACGCAAATTTTAGTCGATCACACAAAGAAAGAACGAATTGCACAATTTCCGCGAGTATTAGAAGAGGATATTGTTAAACGAGTTGTCCAATCTATGCGTTATGTGACAAAGCCTGGAGGGACAGCTATCAAAGCAGATGTGCCTGGTTATACGGAAGTATGTAAAACTAGTACTGCCAAGAAAATCATTGATGGTGTTTATTCGGAGCGTTTATATTGCCCTACTCTTGCTGGTTTTACTCCTGCTGTACACCCTGCTTTTGTTTTAGTTGTGACGATGGATGAGCCAGAATATGGTTACATTCCAGGAGTGGGAAAAAATCATAATGGAGGTAATTGCACAGCAAATGTTTTCCGAGAAATTGCAACGCGTTCTCTTGCTTATCTTGGAATTCCTCCAGATGATCCTTACGGCTATCCTTATGGAGATCCAAGAAGCAATCCGGAAAAGGCCAGTTGGATGAATGAAACGAGAAGATTGCAAGAAATATATAAGAAATGGAATAACATCTCCGAAAATTAG